The Brachyhypopomus gauderio isolate BG-103 chromosome 12, BGAUD_0.2, whole genome shotgun sequence genome window below encodes:
- the LOC143528738 gene encoding interferon-induced protein 44-like: protein MRGGQLHAGGQPYMFDAAILYGNNKTLTECEVYKVTEAPAQPAISLEKKPWRNILWTAERRAELMESIKTYKPMNDTVKKIRILLIGPVGAGKSSFFNSINSIIWGHVTSKAMSGSLDTSVTKQYRTYTVRAGPKGNPLPFIFCDTMGLEEASKAGMSVDDIISAIKGDIPDRYKFNPAEPYEPESEVKRRPVTLQDKVQCVVYVLDTCKVALMPSKVEEKLTAIRKRVNSMGIPQIVLLTKVDEACPLVGENLQDVYLSSYIKTKVREASSRVGVSMCSVIPVKNYSHELELDVNCDILLLTALQQMLRYADNYLDDLSPEAD from the exons atGAGGGGGGGCCAGCTTCACGCAGGTGGGCAACCTTACATGTTTGATGCGGCTATACTGTATGGAAACAACAAGACGCTGACAGAATGTGAGGTTTATAAGGTAACAGAAG CACCTGCACAGCCAGCGATAAGTTTGGAGAAGAAACCATGGAGGAACATTTTGTGGACAGCTGA AAGAAGAGCAGAGCTTATGGAGTCGATAAAGACTTATAAGCCCATGAACGACACCGTGAAGAAGATCCGGATTCTACTGATTGGTCCTGTTGGTGCTGGGAAGTCTAGTTTCTTCAACTCTATCAACTCCATCATCTGGGGTCATGTGACTAGCAAAGCTATGTCAGGATCCTTGGATACCAGTGTCACCAAACAG TATCGTACCTACACAGTGAGAGCTGGCCCTAAAGGGAATCCATTACCGTTCATTTTCTGTGACACTATGGGATTAGAGGAGGCATCTAAGGCTGGTATGAGCGTTGATGATATCATCAGTGCCATAAAAGGTGACATACCAGACCGGTACAAG TTCAACCCTGCAGAGCCATATGAGCCAGAGAGCGAAGTGAAGCGCAGGCCTGTGACCCTGCAAGACAAGGTCCAGTGTGTCGTGTACGTGCTGGACACCTGCAAAGTGGCCCTCATGCCCAGTAAAGTGGAAGAAAAACTTACCGCTATTCGCAAAAGAGTGAACTCAATGG GAATTCCCCAAATCGTTCTTCTCACCAAGGTGGATGAGGCCTGCCCCCTCGTAGGAGAAAATCTCCAGGACGTCTACCTCAGTTCCTATATCAAAACTAAG GTGCGAGAGGCCAGCTCCCGTGTCGGGGTGTCCATGTGTAGTGTAATCCCAGTCAAGAACTACAGCCATGAGCTGGAGTTGGATGTGAACTGTGACATCCTGCTCCTAACCGCCCTGCAACAGATGCTCCGCTATGCAGACAACTACTTGGATGACCTGAGTCCTGAGGCGGACTAG